Genomic segment of Arachnia propionica:
GAGCCGGGGAGGGCGTGTTCCAGGTCGGTGAGTGACTGCTCGAGGATCACCGACAACAACTTCTCAACAGCGACGGTTCTGTCTCTGCTGATACAGGTCATCACCCAGGGCCCGGATCCGGGCCTCCGCGCCCTCCAGGGTTGGGGCGGCATCACGGGTGAACACATCTAAGGTCTTGACCCTGCATCTCCGTCACCCGGGCATGCCAGTCCCGATGCTCCTGATCGGGCTGGTCCTGTTCGGATGTGTCCTCCAGCAGCACCGGCACCAACCCTTCCCCGGTATCCGGGCCCGTCGGTTTGACCTCGTACTCCTGGAACTCCCACAAACAGAAATCGCTCTCGAAATAGGGTTTGGACACACACGCCATGAGCACCTCGGCCTCGCGAACCGCCCACGCCAACTGGGTCCGCCACTCCTCCCGAGTCCTCAGATCATGACGATCAAAGAACACCTCGAATCCGTCATCAAGAACCTGCCGGGCCTCCCGGCGCAGCGCCTCCACCAACTGCTCCACTCACCCCACGACATCATCCCGGCGGGAATAACTCACAAACACCGAATACCTGGGGTGCCCAGAAAGGGTGGGGTTCTCCGGATCCGTTGGCGGTATCGACACGACATCCTCCTGAGAATCGCTGAACAACCTTTACGAACCCTATTGACGGACAGAACCGCCGACGGCCCCGGACAGGTCAGCCCCACCCGCGGGTCGGGACCTTCTACCAGGCGCCAGAAATGGTTTCGACACAGCCGTTCGCTGACGCTCACGTGCTGGCTCAACCAGCTTTGTCCTATCCGAAGTTGGTTGAACCGACCAGCAAGCGCCAGCAAGCCGGTCGAGTCGAAACCACCGTGCACACATCCGAGAACTCGCGATCGGGCCTGTTATTCGACTGCAGGATGGTTTCGACACAGGCCGCTCCTTCGTCGCGACCCGGCTCAACCAGCTTTGTCCTGTCCGAAGTTGGTTGAGCCGACCAGCGAGCGCCAGCGAGCCAGTCGAGTCGAAACCACCGTGCACACATCCGAGAACTCGCGATCGGGCCTGTTGTTCAGCTGCCGGATGGTTTCGACACGGGCCGCTCGTCCCTCGCGACCCGGCTCAACCAGCTTCCGGGACGATGGGGTCAGGTTCCCAGCTGGTAGGTGCGGTGCCGTTGCCAGCGACCGGTTCCGGGCGGCGGACCGCTCCACAGTTCGACAGTGGTGCAGACCTGGCGGATCGGTAGTTTGCTGAGCACCTCGGCCTCAGCCGCTTTCAACTCAGAAAGGGGCGCGCGTTTGCCGATGGTGACGTGCGGGACGGCCCGTTCGGGAACGGCCCCGAAGGCGGGGTATTCGGGGAAGACCTCACGGATCCGGGTGACGAGGTTCGTCAGCACCGCCGCCTCGCTGGGCACGAGGTACACCGAATCCGTACCGAACCAGCCGGTGCTGGTGAAATCGATGTGGAACCGCCCGAAGTCACGCAGCACGTCGATCAGGGCGTCGTCGTCGTCCATCGACAAGTTGGTGGTGAACGGGTACAGCAGGTTGAGATGCGCCGAGACCCCGTCGGCGGCCGACGGGTCCAAACGCTCGCGTAGGGTCTGCAACGCCGGTTCCGTGTCCGAGCATTTCAGCATCAGCGCTGATTGCCGGCGCACCAGATAAGGCTTACGGACGGCTTGCATGAGGACATCTTATGTTTTTCACAGCATTTACGCGGCATTGGGCGGAGGCGAGTCGCGATGCGGGCGGCTCCCGGCGATCCGCGGGTTCGTGGAAGACTTGGGGCCCGTGAGCATCCGGGAGTACTGCAACCAGTTGAACACCGAACTCGTGGCCCTGCGCCGCGAACTCCACCAGATCCCCGAGGTGGGCCTCCACCTGCCGCTGACCCAAGCCAGGATCCTGAAAGCCCTCGAAGGGTTGCCGCTGGAGATCACACTGGGCAGGTCGCTGAGCAGCGTCGTCGCGGTGCTGCGCGGCACCGCCCCGGGCGGGGGCGAACGCCCCGTGGTGCTGCTGCGCGGCGACATGGACGCGCTGCCCGTGAAGGAACTGTCGGGCGAACCCTTCACCTCGACGAACGGGAACATGCACGCCTGCGGCCACGACCTGCACATGTCGCTGCTGGTGGGGGCGGTCAAGGCCCTCGTCGCGCACCGCGACGAACTGGCCGGGGACGTGATCTTCCAGTTCCAGCCGGGCGAGGAGAGCGTCAACGGCTGCCTCCACATGCTGAACGAAGGTCTCCTCGACGTCGCGGGCCGGCGCCCCGAGGCCGCCTGGGCCATTCACGTGTGGGCGGGTCTCGATCCCCTCGGCACCTTCTCCACCAAACCCGGCCCGGTGATGGCCAGCACCGACGAGATCAAGGTGCGGGTGATCGGGCGTGGCGGGCACGGCTCTGCCCCGCACCTGGCTGCCGACCCGGTTCCCGCGATGGCGGAGATGATCACCGCCACCCACGCCATGGTGACCAGACGGTTCAGCGTCTTCGATCCGGTGGTGGTCAGCGTCGGCCGGGTCCAGGCCGGTACCGTCGCGAACGTGATCCCGGAGGAGGCCTTCTTCGACGCCACGATGCGCACCTTCTCCGACGCCTCCCGGACGCGCCTGAAGCAGCTGTGGCCGGAGTTGCTGGAGGGCATCGCCCGCGCCCACGGCGTCGGGGTGGAAATCGAGGTGGTGGAGCAGTACCCCGTCACCGTCAACGACGACGCCGCCGCCGATCACGTCGCCGATGTGGTCCAGGAGCTGTTCGGCGAACACCGGCACGTCCGCTGGAGCGAGCCCCTGGCCGCGGCCGAGGACTTCTCCCGCATCCTGGAGACCGCACCCGGCTGCTTCATCGGGTTGTCGGCCTGCCTGCCGGAGCTGGATCCGGCCACGGCCCCGATGAACCACTCCGCCTACTGCCGGTT
This window contains:
- a CDS encoding M20 metallopeptidase family protein — translated: MSIREYCNQLNTELVALRRELHQIPEVGLHLPLTQARILKALEGLPLEITLGRSLSSVVAVLRGTAPGGGERPVVLLRGDMDALPVKELSGEPFTSTNGNMHACGHDLHMSLLVGAVKALVAHRDELAGDVIFQFQPGEESVNGCLHMLNEGLLDVAGRRPEAAWAIHVWAGLDPLGTFSTKPGPVMASTDEIKVRVIGRGGHGSAPHLAADPVPAMAEMITATHAMVTRRFSVFDPVVVSVGRVQAGTVANVIPEEAFFDATMRTFSDASRTRLKQLWPELLEGIARAHGVGVEIEVVEQYPVTVNDDAAADHVADVVQELFGEHRHVRWSEPLAAAEDFSRILETAPGCFIGLSACLPELDPATAPMNHSAYCRFDDSVVADGAALLAELAHRHLAPSAQ
- a CDS encoding toll/interleukin-1 receptor domain-containing protein yields the protein MEQLVEALRREARQVLDDGFEVFFDRHDLRTREEWRTQLAWAVREAEVLMACVSKPYFESDFCLWEFQEYEVKPTGPDTGEGLVPVLLEDTSEQDQPDQEHRDWHARVTEMQGQDLRCVHP
- a CDS encoding 2'-5' RNA ligase family protein, translated to MQAVRKPYLVRRQSALMLKCSDTEPALQTLRERLDPSAADGVSAHLNLLYPFTTNLSMDDDDALIDVLRDFGRFHIDFTSTGWFGTDSVYLVPSEAAVLTNLVTRIREVFPEYPAFGAVPERAVPHVTIGKRAPLSELKAAEAEVLSKLPIRQVCTTVELWSGPPPGTGRWQRHRTYQLGT